The following coding sequences lie in one Haematobia irritans isolate KBUSLIRL chromosome 3, ASM5000362v1, whole genome shotgun sequence genomic window:
- the Klp3A gene encoding kinesin-like protein 3A isoform X4 yields MGDLESVRVALRVRPLVPSEIGRGCQVAVEKVDGQHQVVVNNTDAFSFNFVFDYRDTQEHVYNMSVSDMLDKLFGGFNATILAYGQTGSGKTHTMGTAFNGALDADVGVIPRAMHDIFERIKKLSDEYDFNIKCSFMELYQEQLFDLLSSKPRDESIVDMREDRSGIIMVGLTEQQVHSAQETTDCLVRGSSGRAVASTAMNEASSRSHAIFTVTLQATKKDESRAVTTSKFHLVDLAGSERSKKTGATGDRFKEGVKINQGLLALGNVISALGDGKGAGFVRYRDSKLTRLLQDSLGGNSVTLMIACVSPADYNVAETLSTLRYADRARKIKNKPIVNQDPHAAEINRLKGIIQKLRVELLTKGGTMSSSLTTELEGVTPPVLPLMTSSMPNVMPSIEQNKKYKELQDKYRTLQQQWQMTLHDVTEHELRAHMAETAHENLKAKTNEMKNYFHEISTQCKEHSMDEEKLMETVMCINKMVEGLDEELLKTQAEIMDHKNSSSIGDSVNGDMDGENEENEGSLASSSEMHALVQERTEAYTNKQMDINDQLRRINRELSLKEQLQQRMAGNFSKFSTMDEDMEEKFKECEQKIQELEAEKAELMDKLKHVKENASAKLAEERRKRLQALEQEINEMKRKNLQQAKLLKIREKETQKIKNLSFEIQAMKESKVKLIRAMRQESENFRQFKMMREKELMQLRNKDRKMQNEMARKEALHNKQRNVLKRKCEEANAINKRLKDALERQKVAQTQRQKLQSAKDANAASVKIDQVIACVERELEVIISLIDAERTLEQLMDDRGIISSRLGELQNQQPPPEPNSQAALEIAAIQEELDMRNAQISDLQQKVCANDIDKLIQSLADSVQSIAEARAVFKHLLKSLVELRREHAQALEDLRAQLHGADDRCKDAFKTIKQMKLEHEQAITEYEEKIALALTPEQVERLKLQEEQQKKIESLTIELENYKQLRADMNNAQPLPTKKKGKSSAKLLSVFTKFSDIMR; encoded by the exons ATGGGTGATTTGGAAAGTGTCCGTGTGGCCCTTAGGGTTCGACCCTTAGTGCCTTCCGAAATAGGCAGGGGTTGTCAAGTGGCTGTTGAAAAAGTCGATGGCCAACACCAAGTTGTGGTCAATAACACCGATGCATTTTCCTTTAATTTTGTATTCGACTACCGTGATACACAGGAGCATGTGTACAACATGTCTGTGTCTGATATGCTTGACAAGTTATTTGGAGGTTTCAATGCCACTATCTTAGCCTACGGCCAGACAGGTTCTGGTAAAACACACACAATGGGAACGGCCTTTAATGGGGCACTAGATGCAGATGTCGGTGTCATACCAAGAGCAATGCACGATATATTCGAACGCATCAAAAAGCTATCCGATGAATATGATTTCAATATTAAATGCTCCTTTATGGAATTGTATCAGGAACAATTGTTCGATTTATTGTCTAGCAAGCCCAGAGATGAAAGCATAGTTGATATGCGTGAAGACCGTAGTGGTATTATAATGGTAGGCCTTACCGAGCAACAAGTGCATTCGGCCCAGGAGACCACTGATTGTTTGGTTCGTGGCTCATCTGGTCGAGCTGTGGCCTCTACAGCAATGAATGAAGCCTCTTCCAGATCTCATGCCATTTTCACAGTGACCTTACAAGCTACCAAGAAAGATGAATC GCGAGCTGTGACCACTTCGAAATTCCATTTGGTAGATCTGGCCGGTTCAGAGCGTTCCAAAAAAACAGGAGCAACTGGCGATCGTTTCAAGGAGGGTGTTAAAATCAATCAaggtcttttggctctaggcaaTGTCATTTCAGCTTTAGGAG ATGGCAAAGGTGCTGGATTCGTacgttatcgtgattcaaaatTAACACGTTTGCTACAAGATTCTCTTGGTGGAAATTCTGTTACTCTTATGATTGCATGTGTATCCCCTGCCGATTATAATGTGGCCGAAACTCTTAGCACTTTACGTTATGCCGATCGTGCTAGAAAAATTAAGAATAAACCAATTGTCAATCAAGATCCTCATGCTGCCGAAATCAATCGTCTCAAGGGCATCATACAAAAACTTCGTGTTGAACTTCTAACTAAAGGTGGTACAATGAGTAGTTCTCTAACCACAGAATTGGAGGGTGTAACACCTCCCGTACTACCTCTGATGACTTCATCTATGCCCAATGTGATgccttctatagaacaaaataaaaagtacAAAGAGTTGCAAGATAAATATCGTACATTGCAACAACAATGGCAGATGACACTGCATGATGTTACCGAACATGAATTGAGAGCTCACATGGCCGAGACTGCCCATGAAAATCTGAAAGCTaagacaaatgaaatgaaaaattatttccatgaaatttctaCACAATGCAAAGAACACTCTATGGATGAGGAAAAACTTATGGAAACTGTAATGtgtattaataaaatggtgGAGGGCTTAGATGAGGAATTACTCAAGACACAAGCTGAAATAATGGATCACAAGAACAGTTCTTCCATTGGGGATTCCGTCAATGGTGATATGGATGGTGAAAATGAAGAAAATGAAGGCTCTTTGGCCTCTTCCTCGGAAATGCACGCTTTGGTTCAGGAGCGCACCGAAGCTTATACCAATAAACAAATGGATATAAATGATCAACTGCGACGTATAAATCGTGAATTAAGCCTGAAGGAACAGTTGCAACAACGCATGGCCggtaattttagtaaattttccacCATGGATGAGGACATGGAAGAGAAGTTCAAAGAATGCGAACAAAAGATCCAGGAACTTGAAGCTGAAAAGGCTGAACTAATGGATAAATTAAAGCATGTCAAAGAGAATGCATCAGCCAAATTGGCCGAAGAGAGGCGCAAGCGTTTACAGGCCTTGGAACAGGAAATTAACGAAATGAAAcgtaaaaatttgcaacaagcTAAACTTTTGAAGATACGCGAAAAAGAAACCCAGAAAATCAAAAATCTCAGCTTTGAAATTCAGGCAATGAAGGAATCTAAAGTAAAATTGATTAGAGCCATGCGTCAAGAGTCAGAGAACTTTAGACAATTCAAAATGATGAGAGAGAAGGAGTTAATGCAATTAAGAAATAAGGATCGTAAAATGCAAAATGAAATGGCCCGCAAAGAGGCTTTGCACAATAAACAGCGTAACGTCTTGAAGCGGAAGTGCGAAGAGGCTAATGCCATTAATAAGAG ACTCAAAGATGCTCTCGAAAGGCAGAAAGTGGCCCAAACACAAAGGCAAAAATTGCAGTCCGCCAAAGACGCTAACGCTGCATCGGTAAAAATTGACCAGGTCATTGCATGCGTTGAGCGCGAACTTGAGGTAATTATATCCCTTATTGATGCTGAACGTACACTTGAACAATTAATGGATGACCGTGGAATAATTAGCAGTCGTTTGGGAGAGTTACAAAACCAACAACCTCCCCCCGAACCCAATTCGCAAGCAGCTTTGGAGATTGCCGCTATTCAGGAGGAACTCGATATGCGAAACGCTCAAATCTCCGACCTCCAGCAGAAAGTGTGCGCTAATGACATCGACAAGCTAATACAATCTCTAGCGGACAGTGTCCAAAGCATAGCTGAAGCTCGGGCCGTGTTCAAGCATTTACTAAAATCGCTGGTCGAATTGAGGCGTGAACACGCCCAAGCATTAGAAGACTTACGTGCCCAACTCCATGGAGCTGACGATAGATGCAAAGATGCCTtcaaaacaataaaacaaatgaaactTGAACACGAGCAAGCCATTACCGAATACGAAGAGAAGATAGCATTGGCTTTAACACCCGAACAAGTAGAACGTTTGAAATTGCAAGAagaacaacaaaagaaaattgaatCTCTCACCATAGAACTTGAAAACTATAAACAATTAAGGGCCGATATGAATAATGCCCAACCTTTACCCACAAAAAAGAAAGGCAAATCATCCGCCAAG CTTTTATCAGTCTTCACGAAATTCTCCGATATAATGCGGTGA
- the Klp3A gene encoding kinesin-like protein 3A isoform X3 produces MGDLESVRVALRVRPLVPSEIGRGCQVAVEKVDGQHQVVVNNTDAFSFNFVFDYRDTQEHVYNMSVSDMLDKLFGGFNATILAYGQTGSGKTHTMGTAFNGALDADVGVIPRAMHDIFERIKKLSDEYDFNIKCSFMELYQEQLFDLLSSKPRDESIVDMREDRSGIIMVGLTEQQVHSAQETTDCLVRGSSGRAVASTAMNEASSRSHAIFTVTLQATKKDESRAVTTSKFHLVDLAGSERSKKTGATGDRFKEGVKINQGLLALGNVISALGDGKGAGFVRYRDSKLTRLLQDSLGGNSVTLMIACVSPADYNVAETLSTLRYADRARKIKNKPIVNQDPHAAEINRLKGIIQKLRVELLTKGGTMSSSLTTELEGVTPPVLPLMTSSMPNVMPSIEQNKKYKELQDKYRTLQQQWQMTLHDVTEHELRAHMAETAHENLKAKTNEMKNYFHEISTQCKEHSMDEEKLMETVMCINKMVEGLDEELLKTQAEIMDHKNSSSIGDSVNGDMDGENEENEGSLASSSEMHALVQERTEAYTNKQMDINDQLRRINRELSLKEQLQQRMAGNFSKFSTMDEDMEEKFKECEQKIQELEAEKAELMDKLKHVKENASAKLAEERRKRLQALEQEINEMKRKNLQQAKLLKIREKETQKIKNLSFEIQAMKESKVKLIRAMRQESENFRQFKMMREKELMQLRNKDRKMQNEMARKEALHNKQRNVLKRKCEEANAINKRLKDALERQKVAQTQRQKLQSAKDANAASVKIDQVIACVERELEVIISLIDAERTLEQLMDDRGIISSRLGELQNQQPPPEPNSQAALEIAAIQEELDMRNAQISDLQQKVCANDIDKLIQSLADSVQSIAEARAVFKHLLKSLVELRREHAQALEDLRAQLHGADDRCKDAFKTIKQMKLEHEQAITEYEEKIALALTPEQVERLKLQEEQQKKIESLTIELENYKQLRADMNNAQPLPTKKKGKSSAKVPDFCRYTLLENVLQLFN; encoded by the exons ATGGGTGATTTGGAAAGTGTCCGTGTGGCCCTTAGGGTTCGACCCTTAGTGCCTTCCGAAATAGGCAGGGGTTGTCAAGTGGCTGTTGAAAAAGTCGATGGCCAACACCAAGTTGTGGTCAATAACACCGATGCATTTTCCTTTAATTTTGTATTCGACTACCGTGATACACAGGAGCATGTGTACAACATGTCTGTGTCTGATATGCTTGACAAGTTATTTGGAGGTTTCAATGCCACTATCTTAGCCTACGGCCAGACAGGTTCTGGTAAAACACACACAATGGGAACGGCCTTTAATGGGGCACTAGATGCAGATGTCGGTGTCATACCAAGAGCAATGCACGATATATTCGAACGCATCAAAAAGCTATCCGATGAATATGATTTCAATATTAAATGCTCCTTTATGGAATTGTATCAGGAACAATTGTTCGATTTATTGTCTAGCAAGCCCAGAGATGAAAGCATAGTTGATATGCGTGAAGACCGTAGTGGTATTATAATGGTAGGCCTTACCGAGCAACAAGTGCATTCGGCCCAGGAGACCACTGATTGTTTGGTTCGTGGCTCATCTGGTCGAGCTGTGGCCTCTACAGCAATGAATGAAGCCTCTTCCAGATCTCATGCCATTTTCACAGTGACCTTACAAGCTACCAAGAAAGATGAATC GCGAGCTGTGACCACTTCGAAATTCCATTTGGTAGATCTGGCCGGTTCAGAGCGTTCCAAAAAAACAGGAGCAACTGGCGATCGTTTCAAGGAGGGTGTTAAAATCAATCAaggtcttttggctctaggcaaTGTCATTTCAGCTTTAGGAG ATGGCAAAGGTGCTGGATTCGTacgttatcgtgattcaaaatTAACACGTTTGCTACAAGATTCTCTTGGTGGAAATTCTGTTACTCTTATGATTGCATGTGTATCCCCTGCCGATTATAATGTGGCCGAAACTCTTAGCACTTTACGTTATGCCGATCGTGCTAGAAAAATTAAGAATAAACCAATTGTCAATCAAGATCCTCATGCTGCCGAAATCAATCGTCTCAAGGGCATCATACAAAAACTTCGTGTTGAACTTCTAACTAAAGGTGGTACAATGAGTAGTTCTCTAACCACAGAATTGGAGGGTGTAACACCTCCCGTACTACCTCTGATGACTTCATCTATGCCCAATGTGATgccttctatagaacaaaataaaaagtacAAAGAGTTGCAAGATAAATATCGTACATTGCAACAACAATGGCAGATGACACTGCATGATGTTACCGAACATGAATTGAGAGCTCACATGGCCGAGACTGCCCATGAAAATCTGAAAGCTaagacaaatgaaatgaaaaattatttccatgaaatttctaCACAATGCAAAGAACACTCTATGGATGAGGAAAAACTTATGGAAACTGTAATGtgtattaataaaatggtgGAGGGCTTAGATGAGGAATTACTCAAGACACAAGCTGAAATAATGGATCACAAGAACAGTTCTTCCATTGGGGATTCCGTCAATGGTGATATGGATGGTGAAAATGAAGAAAATGAAGGCTCTTTGGCCTCTTCCTCGGAAATGCACGCTTTGGTTCAGGAGCGCACCGAAGCTTATACCAATAAACAAATGGATATAAATGATCAACTGCGACGTATAAATCGTGAATTAAGCCTGAAGGAACAGTTGCAACAACGCATGGCCggtaattttagtaaattttccacCATGGATGAGGACATGGAAGAGAAGTTCAAAGAATGCGAACAAAAGATCCAGGAACTTGAAGCTGAAAAGGCTGAACTAATGGATAAATTAAAGCATGTCAAAGAGAATGCATCAGCCAAATTGGCCGAAGAGAGGCGCAAGCGTTTACAGGCCTTGGAACAGGAAATTAACGAAATGAAAcgtaaaaatttgcaacaagcTAAACTTTTGAAGATACGCGAAAAAGAAACCCAGAAAATCAAAAATCTCAGCTTTGAAATTCAGGCAATGAAGGAATCTAAAGTAAAATTGATTAGAGCCATGCGTCAAGAGTCAGAGAACTTTAGACAATTCAAAATGATGAGAGAGAAGGAGTTAATGCAATTAAGAAATAAGGATCGTAAAATGCAAAATGAAATGGCCCGCAAAGAGGCTTTGCACAATAAACAGCGTAACGTCTTGAAGCGGAAGTGCGAAGAGGCTAATGCCATTAATAAGAG ACTCAAAGATGCTCTCGAAAGGCAGAAAGTGGCCCAAACACAAAGGCAAAAATTGCAGTCCGCCAAAGACGCTAACGCTGCATCGGTAAAAATTGACCAGGTCATTGCATGCGTTGAGCGCGAACTTGAGGTAATTATATCCCTTATTGATGCTGAACGTACACTTGAACAATTAATGGATGACCGTGGAATAATTAGCAGTCGTTTGGGAGAGTTACAAAACCAACAACCTCCCCCCGAACCCAATTCGCAAGCAGCTTTGGAGATTGCCGCTATTCAGGAGGAACTCGATATGCGAAACGCTCAAATCTCCGACCTCCAGCAGAAAGTGTGCGCTAATGACATCGACAAGCTAATACAATCTCTAGCGGACAGTGTCCAAAGCATAGCTGAAGCTCGGGCCGTGTTCAAGCATTTACTAAAATCGCTGGTCGAATTGAGGCGTGAACACGCCCAAGCATTAGAAGACTTACGTGCCCAACTCCATGGAGCTGACGATAGATGCAAAGATGCCTtcaaaacaataaaacaaatgaaactTGAACACGAGCAAGCCATTACCGAATACGAAGAGAAGATAGCATTGGCTTTAACACCCGAACAAGTAGAACGTTTGAAATTGCAAGAagaacaacaaaagaaaattgaatCTCTCACCATAGAACTTGAAAACTATAAACAATTAAGGGCCGATATGAATAATGCCCAACCTTTACCCACAAAAAAGAAAGGCAAATCATCCGCCAAG GTTCCAGATTTTTGCAGGTATACACTACTCGAAAATGTGTTACAGCTGTTTAATTGA
- the Klp3A gene encoding kinesin-like protein 3A isoform X1 — translation MGDLESVRVALRVRPLVPSEIGRGCQVAVEKVDGQHQVVVNNTDAFSFNFVFDYRDTQEHVYNMSVSDMLDKLFGGFNATILAYGQTGSGKTHTMGTAFNGALDADVGVIPRAMHDIFERIKKLSDEYDFNIKCSFMELYQEQLFDLLSSKPRDESIVDMREDRSGIIMVGLTEQQVHSAQETTDCLVRGSSGRAVASTAMNEASSRSHAIFTVTLQATKKDESRAVTTSKFHLVDLAGSERSKKTGATGDRFKEGVKINQGLLALGNVISALGDGKGAGFVRYRDSKLTRLLQDSLGGNSVTLMIACVSPADYNVAETLSTLRYADRARKIKNKPIVNQDPHAAEINRLKGIIQKLRVELLTKGGTMSSSLTTELEGVTPPVLPLMTSSMPNVMPSIEQNKKYKELQDKYRTLQQQWQMTLHDVTEHELRAHMAETAHENLKAKTNEMKNYFHEISTQCKEHSMDEEKLMETVMCINKMVEGLDEELLKTQAEIMDHKNSSSIGDSVNGDMDGENEENEGSLASSSEMHALVQERTEAYTNKQMDINDQLRRINRELSLKEQLQQRMAGNFSKFSTMDEDMEEKFKECEQKIQELEAEKAELMDKLKHVKENASAKLAEERRKRLQALEQEINEMKRKNLQQAKLLKIREKETQKIKNLSFEIQAMKESKVKLIRAMRQESENFRQFKMMREKELMQLRNKDRKMQNEMARKEALHNKQRNVLKRKCEEANAINKRLKDALERQKVAQTQRQKLQSAKDANAASVKIDQVIACVERELEVIISLIDAERTLEQLMDDRGIISSRLGELQNQQPPPEPNSQAALEIAAIQEELDMRNAQISDLQQKVCANDIDKLIQSLADSVQSIAEARAVFKHLLKSLVELRREHAQALEDLRAQLHGADDRCKDAFKTIKQMKLEHEQAITEYEEKIALALTPEQVERLKLQEEQQKKIESLTIELENYKQLRADMNNAQPLPTKKKGKSSAKAKPILEEEEEDFEIISDSEDELDASSSSDPDWSKTPMVRRKRPSNMPRGSRTSKSLSQSDVSHMDDDQQQISFDSTNSGTLGGATKTSGQGQHKRKPKGCSCRGDCGNKRCGCNSLDQKCSVKCSCTSKCQNRMMPVVENTNENDDNSDANSKTIVKLEKSSDIESDVENKNGDNKDKSDITNDTYITTKSTLDSSTYKTPKVARLSTFDFETLSARKKFFND, via the exons ATGGGTGATTTGGAAAGTGTCCGTGTGGCCCTTAGGGTTCGACCCTTAGTGCCTTCCGAAATAGGCAGGGGTTGTCAAGTGGCTGTTGAAAAAGTCGATGGCCAACACCAAGTTGTGGTCAATAACACCGATGCATTTTCCTTTAATTTTGTATTCGACTACCGTGATACACAGGAGCATGTGTACAACATGTCTGTGTCTGATATGCTTGACAAGTTATTTGGAGGTTTCAATGCCACTATCTTAGCCTACGGCCAGACAGGTTCTGGTAAAACACACACAATGGGAACGGCCTTTAATGGGGCACTAGATGCAGATGTCGGTGTCATACCAAGAGCAATGCACGATATATTCGAACGCATCAAAAAGCTATCCGATGAATATGATTTCAATATTAAATGCTCCTTTATGGAATTGTATCAGGAACAATTGTTCGATTTATTGTCTAGCAAGCCCAGAGATGAAAGCATAGTTGATATGCGTGAAGACCGTAGTGGTATTATAATGGTAGGCCTTACCGAGCAACAAGTGCATTCGGCCCAGGAGACCACTGATTGTTTGGTTCGTGGCTCATCTGGTCGAGCTGTGGCCTCTACAGCAATGAATGAAGCCTCTTCCAGATCTCATGCCATTTTCACAGTGACCTTACAAGCTACCAAGAAAGATGAATC GCGAGCTGTGACCACTTCGAAATTCCATTTGGTAGATCTGGCCGGTTCAGAGCGTTCCAAAAAAACAGGAGCAACTGGCGATCGTTTCAAGGAGGGTGTTAAAATCAATCAaggtcttttggctctaggcaaTGTCATTTCAGCTTTAGGAG ATGGCAAAGGTGCTGGATTCGTacgttatcgtgattcaaaatTAACACGTTTGCTACAAGATTCTCTTGGTGGAAATTCTGTTACTCTTATGATTGCATGTGTATCCCCTGCCGATTATAATGTGGCCGAAACTCTTAGCACTTTACGTTATGCCGATCGTGCTAGAAAAATTAAGAATAAACCAATTGTCAATCAAGATCCTCATGCTGCCGAAATCAATCGTCTCAAGGGCATCATACAAAAACTTCGTGTTGAACTTCTAACTAAAGGTGGTACAATGAGTAGTTCTCTAACCACAGAATTGGAGGGTGTAACACCTCCCGTACTACCTCTGATGACTTCATCTATGCCCAATGTGATgccttctatagaacaaaataaaaagtacAAAGAGTTGCAAGATAAATATCGTACATTGCAACAACAATGGCAGATGACACTGCATGATGTTACCGAACATGAATTGAGAGCTCACATGGCCGAGACTGCCCATGAAAATCTGAAAGCTaagacaaatgaaatgaaaaattatttccatgaaatttctaCACAATGCAAAGAACACTCTATGGATGAGGAAAAACTTATGGAAACTGTAATGtgtattaataaaatggtgGAGGGCTTAGATGAGGAATTACTCAAGACACAAGCTGAAATAATGGATCACAAGAACAGTTCTTCCATTGGGGATTCCGTCAATGGTGATATGGATGGTGAAAATGAAGAAAATGAAGGCTCTTTGGCCTCTTCCTCGGAAATGCACGCTTTGGTTCAGGAGCGCACCGAAGCTTATACCAATAAACAAATGGATATAAATGATCAACTGCGACGTATAAATCGTGAATTAAGCCTGAAGGAACAGTTGCAACAACGCATGGCCggtaattttagtaaattttccacCATGGATGAGGACATGGAAGAGAAGTTCAAAGAATGCGAACAAAAGATCCAGGAACTTGAAGCTGAAAAGGCTGAACTAATGGATAAATTAAAGCATGTCAAAGAGAATGCATCAGCCAAATTGGCCGAAGAGAGGCGCAAGCGTTTACAGGCCTTGGAACAGGAAATTAACGAAATGAAAcgtaaaaatttgcaacaagcTAAACTTTTGAAGATACGCGAAAAAGAAACCCAGAAAATCAAAAATCTCAGCTTTGAAATTCAGGCAATGAAGGAATCTAAAGTAAAATTGATTAGAGCCATGCGTCAAGAGTCAGAGAACTTTAGACAATTCAAAATGATGAGAGAGAAGGAGTTAATGCAATTAAGAAATAAGGATCGTAAAATGCAAAATGAAATGGCCCGCAAAGAGGCTTTGCACAATAAACAGCGTAACGTCTTGAAGCGGAAGTGCGAAGAGGCTAATGCCATTAATAAGAG ACTCAAAGATGCTCTCGAAAGGCAGAAAGTGGCCCAAACACAAAGGCAAAAATTGCAGTCCGCCAAAGACGCTAACGCTGCATCGGTAAAAATTGACCAGGTCATTGCATGCGTTGAGCGCGAACTTGAGGTAATTATATCCCTTATTGATGCTGAACGTACACTTGAACAATTAATGGATGACCGTGGAATAATTAGCAGTCGTTTGGGAGAGTTACAAAACCAACAACCTCCCCCCGAACCCAATTCGCAAGCAGCTTTGGAGATTGCCGCTATTCAGGAGGAACTCGATATGCGAAACGCTCAAATCTCCGACCTCCAGCAGAAAGTGTGCGCTAATGACATCGACAAGCTAATACAATCTCTAGCGGACAGTGTCCAAAGCATAGCTGAAGCTCGGGCCGTGTTCAAGCATTTACTAAAATCGCTGGTCGAATTGAGGCGTGAACACGCCCAAGCATTAGAAGACTTACGTGCCCAACTCCATGGAGCTGACGATAGATGCAAAGATGCCTtcaaaacaataaaacaaatgaaactTGAACACGAGCAAGCCATTACCGAATACGAAGAGAAGATAGCATTGGCTTTAACACCCGAACAAGTAGAACGTTTGAAATTGCAAGAagaacaacaaaagaaaattgaatCTCTCACCATAGAACTTGAAAACTATAAACAATTAAGGGCCGATATGAATAATGCCCAACCTTTACCCACAAAAAAGAAAGGCAAATCATCCGCCAAG GCTAAACCCATTTTAGAAGAAGAGGAGGaagattttgagataatttcagATAGTGAGGATGAATTGGATGCTTCGAGTAGTTCTGATCCTGATTGGTCTAAAACTCCAATGGTTCGTCGTAAGCGGCCAAGT AACATGCCGCGTGGCTCCAGAACCTCCAAGTCCTTGTCCCAATCAGACGTCTCCCATATGGATGACGACCAACAACAGATCTCCTTTGACTCCACTAATTCAGGAACACTTGGAGGAGCTACAAAAACGTCTGGTCAGGGTCAGCACAAGCGGAAGCCCAAGGGCTGCTCATGCCGTGGTGACTGCGGCAACAAGCGTTGCGGATGTAATTCGCTCGATCAGAAATGTTCGGTGAAGTGTTCATGCACGTCTAAATGTCAAAATCGTATGATGCCTGTGGTCGAAAATACAAATGAGAATGACGATAACAGCGATGCCAATAGTAAAACCATAGTAAAACTGGAAAAATCTTCTGATATTGAATCTgatgttgaaaataaaaatggggACAATAAGGACAAAAGTGATATAACCAATGATACCTATATAACAACCAAGTCGACTTTAGACTCTTCAACGTACAAAACACCAAAAGTTGCcag ACTATCAACATTCGATTTTGAAACCCTATCGgccagaaagaaattttttaatgactAA